One Nicotiana tomentosiformis chromosome 4, ASM39032v3, whole genome shotgun sequence genomic window carries:
- the LOC138909326 gene encoding uncharacterized protein, with translation MVMLKFNPKQFKALWGMHQNLIRKYEGPFKIVAKVGKISYKFDMPSYLKIYPVFYASILKPYHEDKDDASMSQSSRAPITITASHDREIEAIIDYQARQKQGQKATTMFLVQWKEQSPEEATLKRYEDL, from the coding sequence ATGGTCATGTTGAAGTTTAACCCAAAACAGTTCAAGGCATTATGGGGCATGCATCAGAATCTGATTCGCAAGTATGAGGGGCCATTTAAGATCGTCGCCAAGGTAGGCAAGATCTCATACAAGTTTGACATGCCATCGTATCTTAAGATCTACCCTGTCTTCTATGCCAGCATACTTAAGCCATATCATGAAGACAAGGATGATGCGAGTATGAGCCAATCAAGTCGAGCGCCTATTACTATCACCGCATCACATGACCGGGAAATTGAGGCTATTATTGATTACCAGGCCAGGCAGAAACAAGGGCAGAAAGCCACCACAATGTTCCTCGTCCAATGGAAGGAACAATCTCCGGAGGAGGCCACGTTGAAACGATATGAAGACTTATGA